In one Cryptococcus deuterogattii R265 chromosome 9, complete sequence genomic region, the following are encoded:
- a CDS encoding nipsnap family protein: MAFLRATSRANPLTSLGRTPFAVAALHTSRPILHPAKTSPNSTIPPAAVGGERVPASQEDDPKQGGEGFFGALFWGSKTAKAEGLVDPDPSKQAHSTIVGRGKYVHEKITHAVIPSHRAQYLASAEKYFTSMMQKNGELGGVKLMGSWESIVGDVGSFTHILEYEGYKGFDTTRRAIAANPEMSALQSSILPHVTSRQHQLLSEFSFWPSSPPRDSGYPDGGIFEMRSYLLQPGKLLEWEYAWRRGLEARKRFVQPVGAFFSQAGQLHEVHHIWQYPDMEARKRTRDQAWSIGSWADTVRDTVKLAYRMKSTIMVPCPWSPIR; encoded by the exons ATGGCATTTCTCCGCGCCACTTCCCGCGCCAACCCTTTGACCTCCCTCGGTAGAACCCCCTTCGCTGTCGCTGCCCTCCACACTTCCCGGCCTATCCTTCACCCCGCCAAAACATCTCCCAACAGCACCATCCCCCCTGCCGCTGTCGGTGGGGAGCGTGTCCCCGCTTCCCAGGAGGACGACCCGAAGCAGGGTGGGGAGGGTTTCTTTGGT GCCCTTTTCTGGGGATCCAAAACAGCTAAAGCCGAGGGCCTCGTTGACCCCGACCCCAGCAAACAAGCCCACTCCACCATCGTCGGCCGGGGCAAATATGTACACGAAAAGATCACTCACGCCGTCATCCCCTCCCACAGGGCCCAGTACCTCGCGTCTGCGGAGAAATACTTTACCTCCATGATGCAGAAGAATGGCGAGTTGGGCGGGGTGAAGCTGATGGGGAGCTGGGAGAGCATTGTAGGGGATGTGGGCAGTTTTACCCACATACTGGAGTATGAAGGCTACAAAGGATTCGACACCACCCGCCGAGCTATTGCCGCCAACCCAGAGATGTCAGCCCTCCAgtcttccattctcccaCACGTGACCTCGCGTCAACATCAACTCCTTTCCGAATTCTCCTTTTGGCCGTCTTCCCCGCCTCGGGATTCTGGGTACCCTGATGGAGGCATTTTTGAAATGAGGAGCTATTTGTTACAGCCAGGCAAGTTGTTGGAATGGGAGTATGCTTGGCGGAGAGGGTTGGAGGCGAGAAAGAGGTTTGTC CAACCGGTAGGAGCATTCTTTTCCCAAGCAGGTCAATTACACGAAGTACACCATATCTGGCAATACCC GGACATGGAAGCACGTAAACGTACAAGGGACCAAGCTTGGTCTATAGGTAGTTGGGCTGATACCGTTCGCGAC ACGGTCAAACTTGCATACCGTATGAAATCTACCATCATGgttccttgtccttggaGTCCTATCCGATAG